Proteins co-encoded in one bacterium genomic window:
- a CDS encoding P-II family nitrogen regulator, which translates to MKLIIAYIQPHELNNVKRELYSREIFKISVTNALGCGQQRGYHESYRGVDSEVNLLKKIRLEIAVNDTFVEPCIEAIIKGARTGQIGDGKIFILDLPECIRIRTGETGNEAIG; encoded by the coding sequence ATGAAACTGATAATCGCCTATATACAGCCCCATGAGCTCAATAATGTCAAGCGGGAGCTCTACAGCAGGGAAATATTCAAGATATCCGTCACCAACGCTCTCGGCTGCGGTCAGCAGAGGGGGTATCACGAATCCTATCGCGGAGTCGACAGCGAAGTCAACCTCCTGAAAAAAATACGTCTCGAAATCGCGGTGAACGATACCTTTGTCGAGCCGTGCATCGAAGCGATCATCAAAGGCGCGAGAACGGGGCAGATCGGCGATGGCAAGATATTCATTCTCGATCTTCCCGAATGCATCCGGATACGGACCGGCGAAACCGGGAACGAAGCGATAGGATAA
- a CDS encoding ammonium transporter, whose translation MIDNLWILISTILVFIMHLGFATLESGLTRAKNTVNILFKNVSIVAIGLLTYSCVGFSLMYPGESFAGGWFGFSGFGIRPPEGGMTLAYGNYTYWTYFIFQGMFAATAATIVSGAVAERIKLSSFLIFAAVFVAFVYPIVGMWGWGGGWLGRLGFHDFAGSTFVHSVGGWAALAGIIVLGPRNGKYVNGHVRPIPGHNIPLAAIGAFILWFGWYGFNGGSVLKADPAAVSLVFVTTSLGAAAGILGAAATSWFIQKKPDISMVLNGSLAGLVSITAGADCITPLESVIIGIIAGIVVVLAVLFFENVVKLDDPVGATSVHLVSGIWGTLAAGIFGEGTSVVVQLIGIAAIGAACLVTAFTILFAVKSLVGIRVSAEEEMRGLDIGEHGMEAYPGFQIFVTQ comes from the coding sequence ATGATCGACAATCTGTGGATACTGATATCGACCATCCTGGTGTTTATCATGCACCTGGGATTTGCGACACTGGAATCCGGCCTGACGAGAGCGAAAAATACGGTCAATATTCTGTTCAAGAATGTCTCGATTGTGGCGATCGGGCTTCTGACCTATTCATGTGTCGGATTCAGCCTCATGTATCCCGGCGAATCGTTTGCGGGGGGATGGTTCGGGTTCTCCGGTTTCGGCATACGGCCTCCAGAGGGAGGGATGACGCTGGCGTACGGTAACTATACGTACTGGACCTATTTCATCTTTCAGGGGATGTTCGCGGCGACAGCGGCAACGATTGTATCGGGAGCGGTCGCGGAGCGGATAAAACTCTCCAGTTTTCTTATCTTCGCGGCGGTCTTTGTGGCTTTCGTATATCCGATCGTCGGTATGTGGGGGTGGGGCGGCGGCTGGCTTGGCAGGCTCGGCTTTCATGATTTCGCCGGTTCGACCTTTGTCCATTCAGTCGGCGGCTGGGCCGCGCTCGCGGGTATCATCGTGCTCGGTCCCAGAAACGGAAAATATGTGAACGGCCATGTGCGTCCTATCCCGGGACACAATATACCGCTTGCCGCAATCGGAGCATTCATTCTGTGGTTCGGATGGTACGGTTTCAACGGCGGATCGGTGTTGAAGGCCGACCCGGCTGCGGTTTCTCTGGTGTTTGTCACGACTTCTCTCGGTGCGGCCGCAGGTATCCTCGGCGCCGCCGCGACATCGTGGTTCATCCAGAAAAAGCCGGATATTTCGATGGTTTTGAACGGTTCCCTCGCCGGTCTTGTCAGTATAACCGCAGGCGCCGACTGTATTACTCCGCTCGAATCGGTCATCATCGGAATCATCGCCGGAATAGTGGTAGTCCTCGCGGTCCTGTTCTTTGAAAACGTTGTGAAGCTGGACGATCCGGTCGGAGCGACCTCGGTTCACCTCGTCAGCGGCATCTGGGGCACGCTTGCAGCCGGAATATTCGGTGAAGGTACGAGTGTCGTCGTGCAGCTCATCGGTATTGCGGCAATCGGAGCCGCGTGTCTTGTCACGGCGTTCACGATTCTGTTCGCGGTGAAATCACTGGTGGGAATCCGTGTCTCCGCGGAAGAGGAAATGCGCGGTCTCGATATCGGCGAACATGGCATGGAAGCGTATCCCGGTTTCCAGATTTTCGTGACCCAGTAA